In Mixophyes fleayi isolate aMixFle1 chromosome 4, aMixFle1.hap1, whole genome shotgun sequence, the following proteins share a genomic window:
- the MED7 gene encoding mediator of RNA polymerase II transcription subunit 7: MGEPQQVSALPLPPVQYFREYTDENIRKGLVLKPPVPIKDSYTMFGNQFQCDELIIRPLESQGIERLHPQQFDHKKELRKLNMSILINFLDLLDILIRSPGNIRREEKLEDLKLLFVHMHHLINEYRPHQARETLRVMMEVQKRQRLETAERFQKHLERVVEMIQNCLASLPDDLPLPDNGVTVKSEPMEMHDIGLDQQDLPPEAAGSVKEHTADKDAAMCVLIDEMT; the protein is encoded by the coding sequence ATGGGGGAGCCCCAGCAAGTGAGTGCTTTGCCTTTGCCTCCAGTGCAGTACTTCAGAGAATACACAGATGAAAATATCCGTAAGGGTCTGGTCCTTAAGCCACCGGTCCCCATTAAGGACAGCTACACCATGTTTGGTAACCAGTTTCAGTGTGATGAACTGATCATCCGCCCCCTTGAGAGCCAGGGCATCGAGCGGCTCCATCCCCAGCAGTTTGACCACAAGAAGGAGTTGAGGAAACTTAACATGTCTATCCTGATCAACTTCTTAGATCTACTGGACATTTTGATTCGAAGCCCAGGTAACATCCGGCGGGAGGAGAAGCTGGAGGACCTAAAGTTGTTGTTCGTTCACATGCATCACCTTATTAATGAGTACCGGCCCCACCAAGCCCGGGAGACCCTGCGGGTGATGATGGAAGTCCAGAAACGGCAGCGTCTGGAGACGGCAGAGAGGTTCCAGAAACACCTGGAGAGGGTGGTGGAGATGATACAGAACTGCTTGGCCTCGTTGCCGGATGACCTGCCCCTCCCTGACAATGGCGTCACCGTTAAGTCTGAACCAATGGAGATGCATGATATTGGTTTAGACCAGCAGGACCTTCCTCCTGAGGCAGCTGGCTCTGTAAAAGAGCACACGGCGGACAAAGATGCTGCCATGTGTGTTCTCATTGATGAAATGACATAG